The genomic stretch CAAAGACTCTATATTAGAGAGGTGATCAAGGATATTGAAAAGTAGAATTGTAATCAAGCCAATGCATAGCAGAGAATATCATTTGATCAACTGCATATATATGTTAGTCTTCGGTAAGAGTATACTAATAGTTGTGCTCTTTAGATTACTAGTAATTCGAGCAACAAATGAGAAGAACGGGTCTTAAGCAACCCGCACCATTGTTCGAACAGGTGATCTCATAGGAGTTCTCTCAAATTTGCTGTTTGTATTGCTAATAATTGCTAGCTAACAATCCGAGCAACAAACTATTAAGGATCCAAATCCCATGTGAATGCATCATAATTCATAAATCTGATCACACACGCTGCTTTGCTATGAAGCTTGCAATGACCATTGaataatttgatgaaaaagGAGTTGCAAGTTGTGATAGAATgtcgaaaagaaaaaagtaacaagaagaagatggaaagaGATAAAGAACATTGAAGAGAAGGTTACCGATTAAGGAACAAGATGTTTATGTCGAAGGCGATAAATAATGGTGAGCTCAGCCAAGAAATCATCTTTGCCTTTGATTCTGTCTCTGGAGAATTGCTTTACAGCTATTTCAGTAGCAGTATTATCATCCTTGATATTCAGAATTCCTTTGTAAACAATCCCAAACCCACCTTCACCCAACCTCATACTCTCATGGAAGTTGTTGGTAGCCTTCTTTATTTCCTTATACTTGAATTCCTTGGGCATCTCAGGCAACCAACTCAAGCTCTTATCAAAAACGTTAGACTCCTCATcacttcttccttttcttcttcgtttCTTCACATATAGAACACCAAATAGGACCAACAATATCACACCTGCAGGGACTCCTACACCAAGACCTATCTTCAACGAAATCGAATCACTTTCCTCCTTTAGATCATCAACCTCTAAGCTCCATTTCAAGACACAATGCAACTCAATCTCAGTATTATTCCCTGTTGAAGCAGCAAACCCAAAGTAAGATTGTTGATTCACATAGTCTTTCAGGTTTATGGTCTCACTGAGAAGAGGCTTGTCAGGCTTTGGTTCACCTTGTTTCCCCATGTAAACCTCCATTAGCTTGGAGCTGCCATTGTACTGGACCCAAACAGAGTGATTGGTGCTTCCTTGGGGAGACAATGTGATATTGTGAACACCCAGAGAGACAGTCTTGTTTGATATAACAGAGTTGATGTTCAGGCCAATATGGTTGTCATCAGGATCGTAGTCGTCTTGCTTTTCTGTATCAAATTCTATAGCCACAATCCGGTTACTCTGGTTTCCATTGGTTGAAGCATTGGTGAGGCCAAGCCATTGCCCGAAACTTGCTGCAGGAATCGAGATATCCGGGGCTATGAGAAAGGCAAGACCTTCACCGGCATTCCAGTTGGGTTGTCTGTGCAAGTTTATGAGGAAACTTGAGTTGAAGGAGGCATGGACGTTGTCATCAGATGATGACCAAAGCTTGAAGGGCTCTGAATAGAAAACTCGGCCAAACTTGTTAATGAGCAGGTCAGGATTGGAGATGGTGTCTGGGGTTATCTGAAGGGCTCCGGAAACAATTGTTGAATCCCCTTGAAACTTTAAGGAACTTGTATCCGTTTTTTGATCAAAAACATCAAACGAGATATTTTTTGGTCTTGAAGAGGATGGTGCAGCTTGTATGTCAACCAGATGGAAAAGGGTGAACAGGATAATAACAGCAACGTTGATACTCATTTCTCGTTTGAGTTCAAAGCTGCAGATGAGATGGGGAATGTCAATGAGCCGAGAAGTACTTTAGTACCTTCTCTCATATATCAATCTGCGTCCATCATTTCTCTGATGTTTCCTCAAAGAATATGGTGAAGAGGGCGGCTGCTTGTTTGCCAATTTGGCATCAAGAGTCAATAGTCGTAACTTGCACGCCAGTAATGGAAGCGTTGACCGACAGAAATAGAAGCACTATAAGGACATATCGCATAAGCCCACGTGCAGTTTCTTTCTTGACCAAGTATTTGGTCGCAAAATGATCATGAGatgttgaaacttgaaacaCAATTCAAGCAAAGGAAAGGGAAAGTTGAAAACTTGAAAGCATATTTTCCAACCTGGATGGCTATTGTGTGGGGCAAGTTAATCGTTATGGAtaatctcatattttttaaataaataaatgacttATTACAACAACAAATACGAATACCAAAATCAAGGGGTACCccttcaaacaaacaaacaaaaaaaaattggattttcaTAGTCCTATGGAAAATCCCAAATCTAGTTAGAGTTTCTTTTTTGGTGTCTAGTAAGCTTTCTTTGTCGGGTATTTCCTTCTCCGAACGCCATGGTGGTACTTCTCTACAATGAATCCGATCCAGCCATCAACCGTGCCTCTTTCCCTACTGTGgtatttactatttaattaTCTACGATTCTTGCGGTTAATGTTGTGTGTAAGGACTTTTGTTACTGCTTTGCCACTTCAAATCGTCATTTATGACCTCTAATCCTATGGGTCCAATCCTTTATTTGTCtcatttcaataatttttagtgggtttttttttttttttttttttggcactatTAGAGTACTCTTTGCAGTCTCACcaaatccatttttttgttattttggtgaggtaatttaatcaaaatagCTTAAATGTACACTTTTCAGTCTCAccactttaacaaaaaaaaaaatagtaagataaacagtactcaccaaacttaaaatttactatTTACTCACATattcattaaacaaatatattttctctctcttcctttttgcttttcatttctctctcattttttttctttttctttcctttttctttggagCCTCTCTTCCTTCTGTAGTTCTGTTCTCTTCTCTCCCCCTCTTCAATTAAATCAAAGTATACATTATGCCATataattgcattaaatattattaccaCTGAATGATAGTAAAGAcgaaaaaatattcttaaaatagaccattaacattcaaaaatataaaagttagggaaagaataaacaaatctttgaaaaataatatttaaatgaaatagtgaaagtcGATTGTTTACTGCTATAAGTGCTCTAAAAAtgtgagttgttaaaataactaaaagtgtactttttgctattttggtgagtaaaatttagtGAACCGGCTAGAAATGCTCTTATGGTCGTATTGGAGGTTTTGTTGGGTTGCCATCccttttatttgtattttattttacacAACGTTCTCTCTTCCTCNNNNNNNNNNNNNNNNNNNNNNNNNNNNNNNNNNNNNNNNNNNNNNNNNNNNNNNNNNNNNNNNNNNNNNNNNNNNNNNNNNNNNNNNNNNNNNNNNNNNNNNNNNNNNNNNNNNNNNNNNNNNNNNNNNNNNNNNNNNNNNNNNNNNNNNNNNNNNNNNNNNNNNNNNNNNNNNNNNNNNNNNNNNNNNNNNNNNNNNNNNNNNNNNNNNNNNNNNNNNNNNNNNTACGTTTTCTTTGATTactgagaaatatatatatatatgaaattttattgtgTTCAGAGAtgggttttatatattaaatttgtattcaCTTTGAATTGTATTCACTTATCTGATTGTCTAAATTCATAGCACATATTCTTTAATCATGTGTTATTACTCTGTTTTTCTAACGATTATGATTAGTTGCTAACATGTTGGATCttggaatttttatttagtataatttattttgcatCGGATTATTTGGCTTATTTGGCTAAGGTTTCAATATGTGAAAGTATGGAATGTAACTCATTAAATGCAAAGCTTTATGCTCTTTCTTTTTACCATGTGTTGTTCTCTACAGCAAAAAGAAACTTGTGTTTGAGTTTCAATTTATGTTGTGTTTTATAGTTGTATTTATGCCTTGGTCAGTATATGCCCAGCACTGGACGATACCTTGATTTATGGACGATACCTTGATTTATATTCCTCTACTATAAAATTTTTGATTCCATAAACATCCTTCATTGAAGAGAGGTCTGAAACGCTGGGCAAAATTCTTTCTAATACTTGAATGTATTAGTGTTCCTtgaaaaaattaagtttaaaaaatttattattctgTATTTGAAGATAatttaattgagaaaaaatgAATACGAACTTACCTTTTCATCCATCATTATCATATCAAGACTGATCAACTCATTGCCATTTGTTATGTTAATTGCGTCCCACATCCGTATAATTCTAACTTTCACATTTCATGTGTCTTTTTCAACTGATATTTGATTTAGAGATGTGTAAGTCATGCTGATATGATTCAGTAACACctacataaattttatatcAGTAAcgtttgaataaaaagaaaaaaaaatcatatataaattagaaagttcatattttttatttttttattttttatttttaaaaaaaaaaaaaaagcaatctgaataaaaaataataaataaaacaaaaccataggaaataaagacaaaaaatggaaaataaaaaatactaatataaaaaTCAGGTAACAATGCAAGATTCAAATCTATACTGAATTTTATCTCTAGGTAAATGGTTGAAGATTTCCTTGTATACTATATTTTTTGTATGGAAATGATTACCGTGAGGTTTATTTGGAATGAATACTTTAAGGTCATTTCTGCTTGTAACTCTAGAGTTAGCAACATACAAATTTATAAGGTTAATTTTTGGCTAGCTTTCAACAAAGCAAACCCCATGCACTATCAAAGTTCCcatcaaaaacaaaactgaTGTGCGATAGCAGCAACAAAACATTTCTAGGGCTAATTGGTGGCATATATGGGTCTTGATGGGGGGAACTTTGATAGTGCATGGGGCTTGCTTCTTCGAAAGCTACCCAAACATTAAccttataaaattttatgttgCTATCTCTAGAGTTACAAGCAAAAATGACCTTAAAGTATTCATTCCAAATGAACCTCATGGTAATCATTTCCATACAAAAAATATAGTATGCAAGAAAATCTTCAACAATTTACCTAGAGGTAAAATTTAGTATAGATTTGAATCTTGCAATGTTACTTGAtttttatattagtattttttattttccattttttgtctttatttcttgttgttttgttttaatttttattttttattcagattgcttttttaaaaaaatatgaactttcTAACTTatagatgattttttttctttttattcaaacaTTACTGATATAAAATTCATGTAGGTGTTACTTAATCATATCAGCATGACTTACACATCTCtgaatcaaatatcaattcAAAAATACACATGGAATGTGAAAGTTAGAATTATACGGATGTGGGGCAATTAACATAATAAATGTGGCAATGAGTTGATCAGTCTTGATATGATAATGGCTGATGAAAAAGTAAGTTCGTATTcattttttctcaattaaatTCTCCTCAAATACatactaataaattttttaaacttatttttttcaGGGAACACTAATACATTCAAGTATTAGAAAGAATTTTGCCTAGCGTTTCAGACCTCTCTTCAATGAAGGATGTGTTTATGGAATCAAAAATTTTATAGTAGAGGAATATAAATCAAAGTACCATTCAGTGCATAGccaagttaaaatttttttcatgtCAACAACATCGGTCTTTAAGATTGATGAGATagatcacttatcaaaaaaaaaaattgatgagatAGATCATTTCATGCCTCAATATGGATTTGAACTTGCTAATTATGAAACTATAAAGAGTCGTTGCGATGACACTACTTATTTGACTGGTATattgattcttttattttcatatatttgtaaatacaaaatcatttaaaatgaaaattcaatactaactttatttaagtcaatttcaCGGACTTGCAAATGTCATTGGCAGATTAGAATTAGTTGAAGTTATTCAAGAGATTAACGTAAAAGGTCGCCTAgcaaaaatgtgaaaaattcaGCTATTACTGGAAGAGTAAGATATACTTTTTTTTGCATATGAAATACAATAAGCTATTGAACCCCAAAAGCTGTAACTTTATAtcaaataaagagaaaagaaggtgAAAATTGAGAAACTGCACTCTAACTTAGTTATCTACTATTTCAGAAACAAATCTTTGCAAACAACTTTAAGGGAATCTACAGCACTGAAAATAGATGATGATTTATATCATAATAATACAAGCTCATTCATTGTAATAGTAACTTCAACTATTGTGAAAACTTTTAAAggtaattattttctttatgataTTTAAAAACCATATAATGCATATTTTACTTAATATATGTTAGTGTGTTTGTCTTTTAACTTTTGGTAGGTTAGTACAATCTATCATCAACAAGTGCGACAAGAGTATGCATCAACCTTGAAATTCCTGAAGTTGCTAgagtttttgataagtacaaatACTAacacattcttcttcttttttactaaaattaatggaaactaacacgttttttttttttttcaatgaataggTTGAACAACGTCACGGTAATACCAGACAAAGAACTTGCCTTACAGAACAGAAAAACGGTTgctgaaataaaaaaaatggaatggaGACCAGAGACAAAGGTATGTGCCCCTCATCAAGTGTATACCTACGAACTTAGTCTTAACATATAAGATCATTAATATTGtatcatctattttaatttttttaaatacttaatatTGCAGGAAATATTAATTACATGTTTATGCAAAGTCCTTAGAATCAACAAGAAATTTGGATGGTATTATATTGGATGTCTAACATGCAAGACAAAGGTTAAGCTTATAGAAGGATCTTTTTGGTGTGAGCGTTGTAAAGCATAACCTAAATTTTCTGTACCAAGGTAAACAACAAATGCTATTGAAAATAAATGTATATAGATATAGTTAACTTTACtaacaaattttgaaatgaaacagATATAGGATACAATTAGAAGTATTTGATTCAACAACATTCGTTGTGTTTGACAAAGAGGCTGAACAGCTTACAGGCAAAACTGCAAAGGAACTTGCAAACATGCAAGATGAGGTaatgaaacataaaaaatttacactattattacaaaataaagtaaatatatatatatatatataacctcttataacttcttctttttttactctttctaTTTTATACAGTATTACGACTATATCTTGCCAATAGAAATTGAAACTATAGTTTTCAATGAATAGGTATTCCAATTGCGGCTTAATgattataatttgaaaaaaggattgaaaaattataatgtTACAAGAATCTTTGGACCACATGTTTCACAAGAAGTTAAGATCCGAAAGGTAACATttcattatatgtttttttttttttgccccttTATATCTACACAATATTTTCCTACATAATTTGATGCATCTTctaattaaattcaataattacaGGAAATAGAAGATGAACAAATCCCCACTCAACATTCTTCTTCAATGTCTTTTTCTATACATGTTGAAGATGTAAAATCAGATGATGATGACATGCCAAGCAAAATGATTTGTAAACGAAAGCAAGATACTCAACAAAGTAATTTGAAGAATAAGAAGTTTCAAAACATGAGCCAAGTTAAGATCCGAAAGGTAacatttcattatatatatatttttccccctttttatCTACACTATATGTTCCTACATAATTTGATGCATCTTctaattaaattcaataattacaGGAAATAGAAGACGAACAAATCTTCACTCAACATTCTTCAATGTCTTTTTCTGTACCTGTTAAAGATGTAAAATCAGATGATTATGACATGCCGATCAAAATGATTTGCAAACGAAAGCAAGATACTCAACATAGAAATTTGAAGCATAAAAAGTTTCATTGATTGAGAAtgaaacttattttttttaatgcactCCTTTTTTTACGTTGATTGAGAatgttaaagattttttttaatgcaccCTTTTTTTCtcggggaaaatacattttacccccatgaactatccactcatttgtACTTTtacctcaaatgtttaaaacgTGACATTTAacccctccaaacttttaaattgttgcaattcgaccattcagattttttttttttttccaaaatgctcacatcccaagttaaaaaataataaaaaataataaattaaaaacatattttatttttaaaaaaaaaagaaatatgctaGGGTgggaggtggttcggccacccccaaggcggCCGTTTGGGGGTGGCAGAGCCCTAGGAGGTTGTTCGGCCGCCCCTTAggccaaaccctcaaaaaaaaaaaattgagggtttgGTCCTGGGAGtggaccacccccatggcccaaGGGGGGGTGGCCCTTGGCCTAAGCCAAAccctcaaattattttttgagggtttggccCAAGGGGGGGCCGAACCACTACCaggccaaatggggtggccggccaccccatcatatttctttttttcttttcttttttttttttttggtgtttttgtcttctttttaaaaaaataaaaatatggggcatttgggaaaaaaatcaaatgatgaATGATTTGAGTTGGAAGTCCTTCATGCTtttaaagtaagaaaaaaaaatgaaggatgAGAAGGatgtattttccttttctcttttccattaattgaaTTTagatagtatatatatatatatatatatatatatatatatatatattacaaatgtGCTTCTATGTGGATATAAAATCATAAATGTGCGGGTTATACGctagtaataataataaggcGAAAATGCAGTttcccccctgaagtttcaaaggTTTTTCAATTCtaacctcaaagttcaaaaattggcaatctaccccactgaagtttcaaaaattgacaatttaaaccttccgtttaattttttaattaaattggacgaaaattttttaaaaaaagcctgagggtagtgatgtaatttcatagatttccgtctaTTTTGACGGAAAgattaaacggagggtttaaattgccaatgtTTGAAACTTCATGAGGGTagattaccaatttttaaactttggggttaaaattgaaaaactcctgaaatttTAAGggagtaaactgcatttttccctaataataataagacaTGGTCTGTAGTTTGA from Corylus avellana chromosome ca1, CavTom2PMs-1.0 encodes the following:
- the LOC132167186 gene encoding probable L-type lectin-domain containing receptor kinase S.5, with product MSINVAVIILFTLFHLVDIQAAPSSSRPKNISFDVFDQKTDTSSLKFQGDSTIVSGALQITPDTISNPDLLINKFGRVFYSEPFKLWSSSDDNVHASFNSSFLINLHRQPNWNAGEGLAFLIAPDISIPAASFGQWLGLTNASTNGNQSNRIVAIEFDTEKQDDYDPDDNHIGLNINSVISNKTVSLGVHNITLSPQGSTNHSVWVQYNGSSKLMEVYMGKQGEPKPDKPLLSETINLKDYVNQQSYFGFAASTGNNTEIELHCVLKWSLEVDDLKEESDSISLKIGLGVGVPAGVILLVLFGVLYVKKRRRKGRSDEESNVFDKSLSWLPEMPKEFKYKEIKKATNNFHESMRLGEGGFGIVYKGILNIKDDNTATEIAVKQFSRDRIKGKDDFLAELTIIYRLRHKHLSLCEGWCYDKGKLLLLYDFMPNGSLDKHLYEASNHNTLNWERRYKILADVASALRYLHNEYDQKVVHRDLKASNILLDSDYNARLSDFGLARAIDDGRSSYAELGLAGVPGTRGYVAPECFHTGRATPESDVFGFGAVMLEVVCGRSPVTGIDHHQHLYSLVDWVWMLYREGKIQEAVDERLGNEYVVDEAERLLLLGLACSHPIASERPQAQAICQIIGGTMSAPHVPPFKPTFTWPLMDAPSSSTTQSTVNSAATLSSKGFSATNMGDE